A stretch of Brassica rapa cultivar Chiifu-401-42 chromosome A08, CAAS_Brap_v3.01, whole genome shotgun sequence DNA encodes these proteins:
- the LOC103833781 gene encoding protein PELOTA 1: MRILRRDFVRDGPGSAKLMAEDSDDLWFTYNLIAPGDSVMAVTSRKVLRERGNSKRVDSERVDSKREDSDSDQRVDSKKPVGSKKRGDSKNRLDAELDDSKPLVSERLTLKLEVQVEEVNYDKDGGVLRILGTNILENEHVPLGAYHSLELVLKRRFLLRKKIWDSMAIDTLNQAKHHNSSSDLAVVLMQEGHAQIFLVGKSVGAPIETSIPNRKHAGYEAALKKFFENVVRAFVKHVDFNVVRCVVIASPGFTKDQFHRHLLLEAERRQLKPITENKSRILLVHANSGYRHSLGEVLSDPKVMKMIQDTKASKEVNALRDFFTMFEKDPYRACYGPKQVEFAHEQKAIQTLLITDELFKNSDVKERKKYVDFVESVKKLGGEAFIFSSMHVSGEQLEMHTGIAALLRFPLPGLDDVEM; encoded by the coding sequence ATGAGAATCCTCCGCAGGGATTTTGTTCGTGATGGACCAGGAAGCGCTAAACTGATGGCAGAGGACTCGGATGATCTCTGGTTTACTTATAACTTGATTGCCCCCGGCGATAGTGTAATGGCTGTCACATCGAGAAAGGttctgagagagagaggaaattCTAAACGTGTAGACTCTGAACGTGTTGACTCTAAACGTGAAGACTCTGACTCTGATCAACGTGTTGACTCCAAAAAACCTGTAGGCTCTAAAAAACGTGGTGACTCTAAAAATCGTTTAGACGCTGAGCTTGACGACTCTAAACCTCTAGTGTCTGAACGTCTGACACTGAAGCTAGAAGTACAAGTTGAGGAGGTAAACTATGACAAAGACGGTGGTGTTTTGCGCATACTTGGGACGAATATCCTTGAGAACGAGCACGTACCGCTTGGTGCATACCATAGTTTGGAGCTCGTGCTGAAACGACGTTTCCTATTGAGGAAAAAAATATGGGACTCAATGGCTATTGATACACTCAACCAGGCAAAACATCATAATTCCAGTTCTGATTTAGCTGTAGTTCTAATGCAAGAAGGACATGCACAAATCTTCCTTGTCGGCAAAAGTGTGGGTGCACCAATAGAAACATCAATTCCTAATCGTAAGCATGCTGGTTACGAGGCTGCGTTGAAGAAATTCTTTGAGAACGTTGTGCGTGCCTTTGTGAAACACGTTGACTTCAATGTCGTTCGGTGTGTAGTGATCGCAAGTCCTGGCTTTACAAAGGATCAGTTTCATCGCCACTTGTTGTTGGAAGCAGAGAGAAGACAGTTGAAACCTATTACTGAGAACAAATCACGTATACTTCTGGTGCATGCAAACTCCGGATATAGGCATAGCCTTGGAGAGGTTCTGAGTGACCCCAAAGTGATGAAGATGATCCAAGATACAAAAGCATCGAAAGAGGTGAACGCTCTCAGGGATTTCTTCACCATGTTCGAAAAGGATCCATATCGGGCATGCTACGGACCGAAGCAAGTGGAGTTTGCTCATGAACAAAAGGCAATCCAAACACTTCTCATTACAGATGAGCTGTTCAAAAATTCTGACGTGAAAGAAAGGAAGAAGTATGTGGATTTTGTGGAGTCGGTGAAAAAATTAGGAGGAGAGGCTTTTATATTTTCTTCGATGCATGTTTCAGGTGAACAACTGGAAATGCATACTGGAATTGCAGCTCTTCTCAGGTTCCCTTTACCAGGTCTCGATGACGTTGAGATGTAA
- the LOC117127095 gene encoding uncharacterized protein LOC117127095 has translation MSSGAYYRSWMDKPHLDPNTNLLTEEYVQGIGEFMRLVQQQPDAKSGMLRCPCSTCNNNKVIKEFDVWTHLYMKGFSRNYKVWYLHGETGYEYGSTSEPQPVSELQPDIRLEEPRTDIDYGVGTEQMVHDHYRGEEPNPESRRFFDMLDAGKQPLYQNCRDGHSVLSSATRLMGIKTDYNLAEECMDAITDFVKGILPEDNLAPGSYYEVQKLVAGLQLPYEVIDVCIDNCMIYWRADETRNVCKFCGKPRYQETRGRVPIPFKRMWYLPLTERLKRLYQCERTAKAMRWHAEHSTNGEIRHPSDAKAWKHFQSTYPEFAEERRNVYLGLSTDGFSPFGKHGRQYSLWPVIVTPYNLPPSLCMRREFLFLSILVPGPDHPKRSLDVFLQPLIYELQQLWAHGFETYDVSCKENFQMRAVLMWTISDFPAYGMLSGWTTHGRLSCPYCQDDTDAFQLKNGRKTCWFDCHRRFLPPDHPYRRSKTSFTKNKQVFDGPPEEVSGENLLKQFRDFDAERTPDVGGHENIRVSAVGELHNWHKKSIFWDLPYWKTHLLRHNLDVMHIEKNFFDNLMNTVLNIQGKTKDNLKSRLDLVDICDRSELHVDENGTAPFPIYRLDGARKEEFFDWITDKVKFPDGYASNLGNCVDRSEGKFSGLKSHDCHVIMQRLLPFAFSALLPRNVHEAIAGISVFFRDLCSRVVTEEGINNLKTNAPVSMCNLEKIFPPSFFDVMEHLAIHLARELELGGPVQYRWMYIFERYMHHLKKMVKNQSRVEGSIVAQVINEETAIFAENYFPPEVHTKHRRPARHDDRGERATYHVTVPSMFKEIGRLSGKFTKRRLTDTEHAHLQTYLLTNCEDVLQYESVYMAELRMTHRHATEDELQQLRDNGFAVWLRSYVNDGLARGFVFDDWIREFVQGPNYVVKSYPKFCTRGYAFTRKGHSKTTYDAGVSSSSGDDVYYGNIKEILEIQFPGMVGLRCVVFYCDWYDTTPDRGVKIDAFGVTSVHSRRKLQYYDPFILGSQADQVCYISYPRVTYRDDPWVTVTQINPRGRVDGTSDDDEPLQPESTSNAQAVEDLANVELVEDLTEFGLDAVVHSEPEAEVGEFDEDSEDSD, from the exons ATGTCTTCAGGAGCTTATTATCGTTCGTGGATGGAtaaacctcatttggatcccaaCACTaatttgcttacggaagaatacgttCAAGGAATTGGAGAATTCATGAGGCTTGTTCAACAGCAACCGGATGCAAAAagtggtatgttaagatgtccctgCTCTACTTGCAATAATAATaaggttataaaagaatttgatgtttggactcatttgtATATGAAAGGGTTTTCACGTAATTATAAAGTTTGGTACCTTCATGGGGAAACTGGTTATGaatatggtagtactagcgaacctcagcctgtTAGTGAACTTCAGCCTGATATTAGGTTAGAAGAACCTAGAACGGATATAGAttatggtgtaggtactgagcagatggtacatGATCATTATAGAGGGGAAGAACCAAATCCCGAATCTAGGAGATTTTTTGATATGTTAGATGCAGGAAAACAACCTTTGTATCAAAATtgtagagatggtcattcagtcTTATCATCTGCAACTAGATTAATGGGTATTAAGACAgactataatttggctgaagaatgCATGGATGCGATTACTGATTTTGTCAAAGGTATTCTACCTGAGGATAACCTTGCACCGggttcatactacgaggttcagaaacttgtAGCCGGTCTTCAACTACCGTACGAAGTGATAGATGTATGTattgacaactgcatgatctactggaGAGCGGATGAGACACGAAAtgtatgcaaattttgtgggaaaccTCGTTATCAGGAGACGAGGGGAAGAGTTCCGATCCCGTTCAAaagaatgtggtatttgcctttgacggaaagattGAAGAGGTTGTATCAGTGTGAGCGCACAGCAAaagcaatgagatggcatgcagaGCATTCCACAAATGGTGAGattagacatccttcagatgcgaAGGCTTGGAAACATTTCCAGTCAACATATCCAGAATTTGCggaagagagaagaaatgtttatcttggattatctactgatggtttcagcccgtttggaaagcatggaagacagtattctctatggccagttaTCGTGACCCCGTACAACTTACCGCCGAGCTTGTgcatgcgacgagagtttttgtttctctcaatTCTCGTCCCCGGTCCAGATCATCCTAAAAGATCACTAGATGTGTTTCTTCAACCActgatatatgagttgcaacaactatgggcgcATGGTTTTgagacatacgatgtttcgtgcaaagaaaactttcagatgcgggcagtacttatgtggacaataagtgactttccagcatatggtatgttatctggatggacaacacatgggaggctatcatgtccatattgtcaagatgacaccgatgctttccaactaaagaacggaaggaaaacgtgttggtttgactgtcacagacgATTTCTTCCACCTGATCATCCATACCGCAGGAGTAAGACttcgtttacgaagaacaagcagGTGTTTGATGGTCCACCTGAGGAAGTTAGTGGGGAAAATTTGTTGAAGCAGTTTAGGGATTTTgatgcagaaaggacgccagatgTAGGTGGACATGAAAACATTCGAGTCAGTGCGGTTGGAGagctacataactggcacaaaaagagTATTTTCTGGGATCTGCCATATTGGAAGACTCATCTATTgcggcataatttagatgtcatgcatattgagaagaacttctTCGACAATCTGATGAACACAGTCCTTAACATCCAAGGTAAAAcgaaggataatttgaagtcaaggttggatttagtcgatatctGTGATCGTTCTGAACTTCACGTTGATGAGAACGGTACGGCCCCTTTTCCCATTTATCGGCTGGATGGTGCTAGAAAAGAagagttctttgattggattacaGATAAAGTGAAATTTCCTGACGGATATGCATCAAATTTGGGGAACTGCGTTGATAGAAGCGAAGGAAAGTTTAGTGGcttgaagagtcatgattgtcatgtaatTATGCAGCGCCTCCTCCCGTTTGCTTTTTCAGCATTATTGCCAcgtaatgttcatgaagcaattgcagggataagtgttTTCTTCCGCGACTTATGCAGCAGAGTAGTGACTGAAGAGGGTATTAATAATTTGAAGACAAACGCACCAGTCAGCatgtgcaaccttgagaagatatttcctccatcATTCTTTGATGTAATGGAACATCTTGCTATTCATCTCgcaagagaattggaacttggtggtcctgtgcagtacaGATGGATGTATATTTTTGAGCGTTATATGCATCATCTGAAGAAGATGGTCAAAAATCAAAGCAGGGTGGAAGGATCTATAGTGGCACAggtgatcaatgaagaaactgcaATCTTTGCTGAAAATTATTTTCCACCAGAAGTGCATACAAAACAccgaagacctgctcggcatgatgacaGAGGGGAGAGAGCAACATATCATGTTACTGTCCCAAGCATGTTCAAGGAAAtaggacgacttagcggaaaattCACGAAGCGCAGACTTACGGACACTGAGCACgctcatttgcaaacatatttgctCACCAACTGTGAAGATGTTCTACAATATGAgag tgTATATATGGCGGAGTTGCGTATGACTCACAGGCATGCAACAGAAGATGAGCTTCAACAACTTAGAGATAACGGATTTGCTGTGTGGCTTCGTAGTTAT gtgaatgatggtttggccagaggtttTGTGTTCGATGATTGGATACGCGAATTTGTGCAGGGACCAAACTATGTGGTCAaatcatatccaaaattttgtacgcgaggatatgcattcacaaggAAAGGTCATTCTAAGACAACATATGATGCTggtgtttcatcttcttccgGTGACGATGTCTACTACGGCAACATAAAAGAAATATTGGAAATCCAATTTCCTGGAATGGTTGGATTGCGTTGTGTAGTATTCTATTGTGATTGGTATGACACCACCCCAGATAGAGGAGTGAAGATTGATGcgtttggtgttacatcagttcATTCGCGGCGGAAACTTCAATACTATGATCCCTTCATTCTTGGTTCGCAAGCTGATCAG GTATGTTACATCAGTTACCCTCGGGTGACgtacagagatgatccatgggtcaCTGTAACGCAAATCAACCCAAGAGGACGAGTGGATGGAacttctgatgatgatgaaccaTTGCAACCAGAGTCTACCAGCAACGCCCAGGCAGTTGAAGATTTGGCAAATGTTGAACTCGTTGAGGATTTGACTGAGTTTGGACTTGATGCTGTTGTACATTCGGAACCAGAAGCTGAGGTTGGGGAGTTTGATGAAGATTCAGAAGATtcggattag
- the LOC103833789 gene encoding UDP-glycosyltransferase 75C1, protein MANSVNGCSHRPHYLIVTFPAQGHINPALKLANRLIHHGATITYATTISALRRMGEPPSTEGLSYAWFSDGFDEGPKSFEDQKNYMSEFKRRGSDALSDLIRANLDGNAAKHPITGVIYSVLVPWASTVAREFHLPTTLLWIEPATVLDIYYYYFNASHSHLFDKEPIKLPKLPPFSTRDLPSFLQPSNVLPSALVTLREHIEALDSESNPKVLVNTFSELEPDALTSVKKLRMIPVGPLVSSSDDGKADLFRSSDEDYIKWLDSKAEKSVIYVSLGSHGDGLWEKHMEALTSGVLATGRPFLWVVKETKAEEKKSCFVDLIRGDDKGLVVGWCSQTAVLAHPSVGCFVTHCGWNSTLESLENGVPVVAFPQFADQCTTAKLVEDVWGIGVRVKEGEEGHVDGDELRRCLEKVMGDGEDAEEMRRNAARWKTLAVDAAAEGGPSDLNLKGFMEG, encoded by the coding sequence ATGGCCAACTCGGTTAACGGTTGTAGTCATCGTCCTCACTACTTGATTGTAACTTTCCCAGCCCAAGGCCACATAAACCCCGCGCTGAAACTAGCCAACCGCCTCATCCACCACGGAGCAACCATCACATACGCGACCACAATCTCAGCCCTCCGTCGTATGGGCGAGCCACCTTCCACCGAAGGCTTGTCCTACGCTTGGTTCTCCGACGGATTCGACGAAGGTCCCAAGTCCTTCGAGGACCAGAAGAACTACATGTCCGAGTTCAAACGTCGTGGCTCAGACGCCCTGAGTGACCTCATCAGAGCCAACCTCGACGGAAACGCCGCCAAACACCCAATTACCGGCGTTATCTACTCGGTGCTCGTCCCTTGGGCTTCTACCGTAGCGCGTGAGTTTCACCTCCCGACCACGCTTCTCTGGATTGAGCCCGCCACTGTACTCGACATCTACTACTACTACTTCAACGCCTCTCACAGCCACCTCTTCGACAAAGAACCGATTAAACTACCGAAACTGCCACCCTTCTCCACCCGAGACCTCCCTTCGTTTCTCCAGCCGTCGAATGTGTTACCGTCCGCTCTTGTAACGCTGAGAGAACACATCGAAGCTCTGGACTCGGAGTCGAACCCCAAAGTCTTGGTGAACACTTTCTCCGAACTGGAACCGGACGCGTTAACCTCCGTCAAGAAACTCAGAATGATTCCGGTCGGACCGTTGGTTTCCTCTTCCGACGATGGTAAAGCCGATCTTTTCAGATCATCGGACGAGGACTACATCAAGTGGCTAGACTCGAAGGCCGAGAAGTCGGTGATTTACGTGTCCTTAGGCTCGCACGGGGACGGTTTGTGGGAGAAACACATGGAGGCGCTCACTAGCGGCGTGTTGGCCACGGGAAGACCGTTCTTATGGGTCGTGAAGGAGACGAAAGctgaagagaagaagagttgTTTCGTGGACTTGATCAGAGGAGATGATAAAGGTCTGGTGGTGGGGTGGTGCTCTCAGACCGCGGTTCTGGCGCATCCCTCGGTGGGGTGTTTTGTGACTCATTGCGGTTGGAACTCGACTCTCGAGAGCTTAGAGAACGGTGTTCCCGTGGTGGCGTTTCCGCAGTTCGCGGATCAGTGCACGACTGCTAAGCTTGTGGAGGATGTGTGGGGGATCGGAGTGAGAGTGAAGGAAGGGGAGGAAGGACACGTGGATGGAGATGAGTTGAGGCGGTGTCTGGAGAAGGTGATGGGAGATGGGGAAGACGCGGAGGAGATGAGAAGGAATGCGGCGAGGTGGAAGACGCTGGCCGTTGATGCGGCGGCGGAAGGTGGACCCTCGGATTTGAATCTCAAGGGATTTATGGAAGggtga
- the LOC103833790 gene encoding COP9 signalosome complex subunit 8 — MDLSPVTDALAVKSFDKIADICDTLMLQVAAEGISFHDDWPYAIHLLGYFYLDDCDSARFLWKTIPASVKESKPEVAAAWRIGQKLWTRDYAGVHEAIRGFDWSQDAKDMVAAFSDVYTKRMFQLLLSAYSTITIRDLALFLGMAEDDATTYVVEKGWTVDAASQMVTVKKQAIKREQKVDSSKLQRLTEYVFHLEH; from the exons ATGGATCTCTCTCCTGTTACCGATGCTTTAGCCGTCAAATCCTTTGATAAAATCGCCGACATCTGCGATACTCTCATGCTTCAG GTTGCTGCCGAAGGAATCTCATTCCATGATGACTGGCCTTACGCAATCCATCTTCTCGGTTACTTCTACCTTGACGATTG TGATAGTGCACGTTTCCTATGGAAAACAATACCTGCAAGTGTGAAGGAGAGCAAGCCTGAAGTTGCTGCTGCTTGGAGGATTGGTCAGAAGCTCTGGACACGTGACTATGCTGGTGTACATGAAGCTATCCGGGGTTTTGATTGGAGTCAAGATGCTAAAGATATGGTTGCTGCTTTCTCAG aTGTTTACACAAAAAGGATGTTTCAGCTTTTGTTGTCTGCCTACTCCACAATTACCATCCGTGATTTGGCTCTTTTCCTAGGGATGGCAGAAGATGATGCCACTACTT ATGTTGTGGAGAAAGGATGGACAGTGGATGCAGCATCTCAAATggtgactgtgaagaagcaAGCGATTAAAAGAGAGCAAAAGGTGGATTCATCAAAGCTGCAACGCTTGACAGAGTATGTGTTCCACCTTGAGCACTAA
- the LOC103833791 gene encoding xyloglucan endotransglucosylase/hydrolase protein 15 — MGQSSSFTTVMVAVLLVMMFGSAYSGNFFNEFDLTWGDHRGKIFNGGNMLSLSLDRVSGSGFKSKKEYLFGRIDMQLKLVAGNSAGTVTTYYLSSQGATHDEIDFEFLGNETGKPYVLHTNVFAQGKGNREQQFYLWFDPTKNFHTYSIVWRPQHIIFLVDNLPIRVFNNAEKLGVPFPKNQPMRIYSSLWNADDWATRGGLVKTDWSKAPFTAYYRGFNAAACTVSSGCDPKFKTSLSDSELQTANELNAYGRRRLRWVQKYFMIYNYCSDLKRFPRGFPPECRRSRV; from the exons ATGGGTCAAAGCTCGAGCTTCACCACCGTCATGGTGGCTGTTCTGCTGGTAATGATGTTCGGTTCAGCCTACTCAGGCAACTTCTTCAATGAGTTCGACCTCACGTGGGGTGACCACAGGGGGAAAATCTTCAACGGAGGAAACATGTTGTCTCTGTCTCTGGACCGGGTTTCCGGGTCGGGGTTCAAATCCAAGAAAGAGTATCTATTCGGACGTATCGATATGCAGCTTAAACTCGTCGCCGGTAACTCAGCCGGCACCGTCACTACTTACTAC TTGTCGTCACAAGGAGCAACGCATGATGAGATAGATTTCGAGTTTCTAGGGAATGAGACAGGTAAGCCTTATGTTCTTCACACCAATGTCTTTGCTCAAGGGAAAGGCAACAGAGAACAACAGTTCTATCTCTGGTTCGACCCAACCAAGAACTTCCACACTTACTCTATTGTCTGGAGACCACAACACATCAT ATTCTTGGTGGACAATTTGCCTATAAGAGTGTTCAACAATGCAGAGAAGCTTGGTGTTCCTTTCCCAAAGAACCAACCAATGAGGATCTACTCGAGTCTGTGGAATGCAGATGATTGGGCTACAAGAGGCGGTCTGGTAAAAACTGACTGGTCCAAGGCTCCTTTCACAGCTTACTACAGAGGATTCAACGCTGCGGCTTGCACTGTCTCTTCAGGATGTGATCCCAAATTCAAGACTTCTTTAAGTGATAGTGAATTGCAAACGGCAAATGAGCTCAATGCATATGGCAGGAGGAGACTCAGATGGGTGCAGAAATACTTCATGATCTATAATTATTGCTCTGATCTCAAAAGGTTCCCTAGAGGATTCCCTCCTGAGTGCAGGAGGTCAAGAGTCTAA